A portion of the Rhodococcus pseudokoreensis genome contains these proteins:
- a CDS encoding amidohydrolase family protein, with the protein MTGILIRNAEVHGAPGTDVRVSGGSVTAVGPDLTAEGADVIDANGGAVLPGLTDHHLHLHAMAADAVSVRCGPPDVRDAAGLADALAHAVADGHGWVRGVGYIETVAGELDYTALDRLHPQRPVRIQHRSGAMWVLNGAAVAAAGLAEAHHRGVERDASGAPTGRVWRADNWLRERLPASRPPALAPIGRSLARLGITSVTDATPDLHPDSLHAIVSAARSGELPQRVHLLGAPLAGESESTGRLTVGPHKIVLADSGLPDLTELADLIQRVHNTGRAVAVHCVSREALLILMAVFDDIGTIRGDRIEHGALIPSETLDEIHRLGLRVVTQPGFLAHRGDDYLRHVDTVDLPDLYRCRSLIDAGIPVALSSDAPYGPLDPWQVIAAAVERKAPTGEVVGRDERLSAAEALDAYLPPATDPGGRPRSIRPGTPADLVVMHTPLTEVLTDPSTALVRLTLIDGSVVGPGS; encoded by the coding sequence ATGACCGGCATCCTGATCCGGAATGCGGAAGTCCACGGCGCCCCGGGGACGGACGTGCGGGTGTCGGGCGGCTCTGTCACGGCGGTCGGCCCGGACTTGACCGCCGAGGGTGCCGACGTAATCGACGCCAACGGCGGGGCGGTGTTGCCCGGTCTCACCGATCACCACCTGCATCTGCATGCGATGGCGGCGGACGCAGTCTCGGTCCGCTGCGGACCGCCGGATGTTCGGGACGCGGCCGGACTCGCCGATGCCCTTGCTCACGCCGTCGCCGACGGCCACGGCTGGGTGCGCGGAGTCGGCTATATCGAAACCGTGGCAGGCGAACTCGACTACACAGCTCTGGACCGATTGCACCCGCAACGGCCGGTCCGCATTCAGCATCGCAGCGGTGCGATGTGGGTGCTCAACGGAGCAGCAGTCGCCGCCGCGGGGCTTGCCGAAGCCCATCACCGCGGGGTCGAACGGGACGCGAGCGGCGCTCCGACCGGCCGGGTGTGGCGGGCCGATAACTGGCTTCGCGAACGTCTCCCCGCCTCGCGCCCACCGGCATTGGCGCCCATCGGCCGATCGCTGGCCCGCCTGGGAATCACGTCGGTCACCGATGCCACCCCGGACCTGCATCCGGACTCGCTGCATGCGATCGTCTCGGCGGCCCGTTCCGGCGAGCTTCCGCAGCGGGTGCACCTGCTCGGTGCGCCGCTCGCCGGAGAGTCCGAGTCGACGGGACGCCTGACTGTCGGGCCGCACAAGATCGTGCTGGCCGATTCCGGGCTACCGGACCTGACGGAGCTGGCCGACCTGATCCAACGGGTGCACAACACCGGCCGCGCCGTCGCCGTGCACTGCGTCAGCCGCGAGGCCCTGCTGATCCTGATGGCCGTGTTCGACGATATCGGCACGATCCGGGGCGACCGCATCGAACACGGCGCCCTCATACCTTCCGAGACCCTCGATGAGATTCACCGACTCGGCCTGCGCGTCGTCACCCAGCCCGGGTTCCTCGCCCACCGGGGCGACGACTACCTGCGGCACGTCGACACGGTCGATCTACCGGACCTCTACCGCTGCCGGTCCCTGATCGATGCGGGCATCCCCGTCGCGCTGTCCAGCGACGCACCCTACGGGCCACTCGACCCGTGGCAGGTCATCGCGGCCGCCGTCGAACGCAAGGCACCCACCGGCGAGGTCGTCGGCCGCGACGAACGCCTCAGCGCGGCAGAGGCACTCGACGCCTACCTCCCGCCGGCAACCGATCCAGGAGGCCGACCCCGCAGCATCCGACCCGGCACACCCGCCGACCTCGTGGTGATGCACACGCCCCTCACCGAGGTCCTCACCGACCCTTCCACCGCGCTCGTGCGACTCACTCTGATCGACGGATCCGTCGTCGGCCCCGGTTCGTGA
- a CDS encoding NADPH-dependent oxidoreductase, whose translation MTIADIAPRTALQQRYWDPALTEPAQWNPVLEALHSHRSVRNYLPDPLTDETLDVLVSAAQSAATSSNLQAWSVVAVRDPDRKARLAALAGDQAHIVEAPVLLVWLADFARVRQLAGDRGAPIEGADYLESSYLGFIDAALAAQNAVTAAESLGLGTVFIGAIRNKPEEVAAELGLPPHVFAVFGLVVGQPHPDADAQIKPRLPRQAVLHHETYDLPAQRDHVDAYEGRIAAFYGTQQLEHSWTARVLDRLASAARLNGRDRLEESLIRLGFPLR comes from the coding sequence GTGACCATCGCAGACATCGCACCTCGTACCGCACTGCAGCAGCGCTACTGGGACCCCGCGCTCACCGAACCCGCCCAGTGGAATCCGGTTCTGGAAGCCCTGCATTCGCACCGGTCGGTTCGCAACTACCTGCCCGATCCGCTGACCGACGAGACCCTCGACGTCCTCGTCTCGGCGGCACAGTCGGCCGCCACGTCGTCGAACCTCCAGGCGTGGAGCGTCGTCGCGGTCCGCGACCCCGACCGGAAGGCTCGCCTTGCCGCGCTCGCCGGCGACCAGGCCCACATCGTCGAGGCCCCGGTCCTGCTGGTCTGGCTCGCCGACTTCGCCCGCGTCCGCCAACTCGCCGGCGACCGCGGCGCGCCGATCGAGGGCGCCGACTACCTCGAGAGCAGCTACCTCGGGTTCATCGACGCCGCCCTGGCGGCGCAGAACGCCGTGACCGCGGCGGAGTCCCTCGGCTTGGGAACGGTGTTCATCGGCGCGATCCGTAACAAGCCCGAGGAGGTCGCCGCGGAACTCGGGCTGCCGCCTCACGTGTTCGCGGTGTTCGGGCTCGTCGTCGGACAACCCCATCCGGACGCCGACGCCCAGATCAAGCCGCGTCTGCCCCGGCAGGCCGTGCTGCACCACGAGACGTACGACCTGCCCGCCCAGCGCGACCACGTCGACGCCTACGAGGGGCGCATCGCCGCCTTCTACGGCACCCAGCAGCTCGAGCATTCGTGGACTGCACGGGTTCTGGACCGACTCGCCTCGGCAGCACGGTTGAACGGGCGCGATCGGCTCGAGGAATCGCTGATCCGACTCGGGTTCCCCCTGCGCTAG
- a CDS encoding AMP-binding enzyme — MTLHPSVLDVAVIGLPDDEMGQRVHAVIEPAADAVPGPALEAELIAYARDHVAHYKAPRSISFEEVPRLPSGKILRRELMTRPRIVTTVAH; from the coding sequence TTGACATTGCATCCGTCGGTCCTGGACGTTGCGGTGATCGGACTTCCGGACGACGAGATGGGCCAGCGTGTGCACGCGGTGATCGAGCCTGCCGCCGACGCGGTTCCGGGTCCGGCGCTCGAAGCCGAACTCATTGCCTACGCCCGCGATCACGTCGCGCACTACAAGGCACCACGGTCGATCTCCTTCGAGGAGGTTCCGCGACTTCCGAGCGGAAAGATACTCCGGCGAGAGCTGATGACTCGTCCGAGGATCGTCACGACCGTGGCGCATTGA
- a CDS encoding reverse transcriptase family protein, producing MTARPALPPEVARRLAAVAIDGAWTRAGLVLRFEETGVPDAGRIAIRLHDLMPTPPIDGADSVFRLLSELPLIERAEPIVDDVSGNDWKFDVPQWSRTAAVAEAVGLTPAELDWFADPGGWLRTKAPPLQHYRYRIRSDNRLLEAPKERLREVQRRMLRTVLDRVPPHAAAHGFVRGRSVHTFAAPHAGHEVVVRIDLRAFFPSVSQTRVRAVFDALGYPTRVSRVLAGLCTTSTPPGVLAQLPFDAASRLRGAHLPQGAPTSPALANLVAHRLDRRLTGLARTHRVAYTRYADDLAFSGSDLAVDRLIHAVGRIVADEGFAVHPGKTRVMRAHRRQHLAGLVVNTRPQAARAEYDDVKALLFNCIRHGPDSQNRDGRPHFREYVYGRIAWVGESNESRKRSLHALAARVDWAR from the coding sequence ATGACGGCCCGCCCGGCCCTGCCGCCCGAGGTCGCTCGTCGTCTCGCGGCGGTGGCGATCGACGGAGCCTGGACCAGGGCCGGCCTCGTCCTCCGCTTCGAGGAAACCGGAGTGCCGGACGCCGGCCGGATCGCGATACGGCTCCACGACCTCATGCCCACGCCGCCGATCGACGGCGCCGACAGCGTCTTTCGGCTGCTGTCGGAACTCCCGCTGATCGAGCGAGCAGAGCCGATCGTCGACGACGTATCCGGCAACGACTGGAAGTTCGACGTCCCGCAATGGTCGCGGACGGCGGCCGTTGCCGAGGCGGTCGGCCTCACGCCCGCCGAACTCGACTGGTTCGCCGATCCCGGCGGGTGGCTGCGCACGAAGGCGCCGCCGTTGCAGCACTACCGCTATCGGATCCGGTCGGACAACCGCCTGCTCGAAGCGCCCAAGGAACGCCTTCGGGAGGTGCAGCGCCGGATGCTGCGGACCGTCCTCGACCGCGTTCCGCCTCATGCGGCGGCGCACGGATTCGTCCGAGGTCGCAGCGTCCACACCTTCGCCGCTCCGCATGCGGGGCACGAGGTCGTGGTGCGCATCGACCTTCGCGCCTTCTTTCCGTCGGTTTCGCAGACGCGGGTGCGGGCGGTCTTCGACGCACTCGGCTATCCGACCCGGGTGTCCCGGGTGCTCGCCGGGCTCTGCACGACGTCGACCCCACCCGGTGTCCTCGCGCAGCTTCCGTTCGACGCGGCGAGCCGGCTCCGGGGTGCGCACCTGCCTCAGGGGGCGCCGACGTCGCCGGCGCTCGCGAATCTCGTTGCACACCGGCTCGATCGCAGGTTGACCGGACTCGCCCGCACCCACCGCGTCGCGTATACCCGGTATGCCGACGACCTCGCGTTCTCCGGCTCGGACCTTGCGGTGGATCGACTGATCCACGCCGTCGGCCGGATCGTGGCGGACGAAGGTTTCGCCGTCCACCCCGGCAAGACCCGGGTGATGCGAGCACACCGGCGCCAGCACCTGGCCGGGCTGGTGGTCAACACTCGTCCGCAGGCGGCCCGCGCCGAGTACGACGACGTGAAGGCACTGCTGTTCAATTGCATTCGACACGGACCGGATTCGCAGAATCGTGACGGCAGACCGCACTTTCGCGAGTACGTCTACGGACGCATCGCCTGGGTCGGCGAATCGAACGAGAGCAGGAAACGCTCGCTGCACGCACTGGCCGCCCGCGTCGACTGGGCGCGGTAA
- a CDS encoding CoA transferase, with the protein MSSPAPVAPSDPARDWAESGVLALTGHPGGPFAMPPGRAATVARELASWIAEVTADGPHPVRVDGARLLSERAAFTGHRRRGRISVGGSCRLLPTADGWAAVSCARPDDPSLLGALISANIDEADPWPAVGDWLRAHPGAEVGERAELLGIAAAPVQADPIPTPPLEPLTPRAVDGLLVVDFSALWAGPLCAHLLGLAGARVVKVETPSRPDGARRGNADFYALLHGGHYSVVLDPGAEDGRRALAELVDRADIVIEASRPRALERFGLSADATVADGTTWISITADGRASGRIGFGDDIAAAAGLVARDTDDSPLFVGDAIADPLTGLTAAALALSAPADGSGKLWDISMSAVVASTLTAEGGSVPDAVAVPERRTARGPVAEFGENTTDILRGLGIRYP; encoded by the coding sequence GTGTCCTCCCCCGCCCCGGTGGCCCCCTCCGATCCGGCCCGGGATTGGGCCGAGAGCGGGGTTCTCGCCCTCACCGGGCACCCCGGCGGACCCTTTGCCATGCCGCCCGGGCGGGCCGCGACCGTGGCGCGCGAGCTGGCCTCGTGGATCGCGGAGGTCACGGCGGACGGACCACACCCGGTGCGCGTCGACGGGGCTCGGCTCCTCTCCGAACGTGCCGCATTCACCGGACACCGGCGTCGAGGCCGCATCTCGGTCGGAGGGAGTTGCCGCCTGCTCCCGACCGCCGACGGGTGGGCCGCCGTGTCGTGCGCCAGACCCGACGACCCCAGCCTTCTCGGGGCCCTGATCAGCGCGAACATCGACGAGGCCGATCCGTGGCCGGCCGTCGGCGACTGGCTGCGCGCGCACCCCGGAGCGGAGGTCGGTGAGCGCGCCGAGTTGCTCGGGATCGCCGCCGCACCCGTGCAGGCGGATCCCATTCCGACGCCCCCGCTCGAGCCCCTGACTCCCCGCGCCGTCGACGGACTGTTGGTCGTCGACTTCAGCGCACTGTGGGCCGGGCCGCTGTGCGCGCACCTCCTCGGACTGGCCGGCGCGCGAGTGGTGAAGGTCGAGACACCGTCCCGTCCCGACGGCGCCCGACGCGGAAATGCGGACTTCTACGCCCTGCTGCACGGCGGCCACTACTCCGTCGTACTCGATCCGGGCGCCGAGGACGGCCGACGGGCGCTGGCCGAACTCGTCGACCGGGCGGACATCGTCATCGAGGCGTCGCGGCCCCGCGCGCTCGAACGGTTCGGGCTTTCCGCCGACGCGACCGTCGCGGACGGCACCACGTGGATCTCGATCACCGCGGACGGGCGGGCGTCGGGGCGCATCGGCTTCGGTGACGACATCGCGGCCGCCGCCGGTCTGGTCGCGCGGGACACCGACGATTCCCCGTTGTTCGTCGGGGACGCGATCGCCGACCCTCTGACGGGGCTCACCGCCGCCGCGCTGGCCCTGTCGGCCCCGGCCGACGGATCCGGGAAGCTGTGGGACATCTCGATGTCCGCAGTCGTCGCGTCCACGCTGACCGCGGAAGGCGGATCGGTTCCCGACGCGGTGGCGGTACCGGAGCGCCGGACCGCGCGCGGCCCGGTCGCCGAGTTCGGCGAGAACACCACGGACATCCTGCGCGGGTTGGGAATCCGATACCCATGA
- a CDS encoding SDR family oxidoreductase: MNVTERVIVVTGAGSGIGRSIATGLLDAGHHVVLTGRTREALDQTAHGHDHALVVPADVSSPQSVHGLFAAVAERFGRLDVLVNNAGTFGPSGAVDEIEPEDWDRTVATNLTGVFLCSREAVRMMKAQTPRGGRIINNGSLSAHTPRPASVAYTATKHAVSGLTKSIALDGRDHDICCTQIDIGNADTAMTAGISHSARQADGSMRAEPTFDPRYVADAVTRLVELPLDVTVPTMTIMASRMPYVGRG; the protein is encoded by the coding sequence GTGAACGTGACGGAACGGGTCATCGTCGTGACGGGTGCCGGCTCGGGAATCGGGCGGTCCATCGCGACCGGACTACTCGATGCCGGACACCACGTGGTGCTGACCGGACGGACACGTGAGGCCCTCGATCAGACAGCGCACGGGCACGACCACGCGCTCGTGGTGCCCGCCGACGTTTCTTCACCGCAGTCGGTGCACGGCCTCTTCGCCGCCGTCGCCGAACGGTTCGGCCGCCTCGACGTACTCGTCAACAACGCCGGCACCTTCGGACCCTCCGGCGCGGTCGACGAGATCGAACCGGAGGACTGGGACCGGACCGTCGCCACAAACCTCACCGGGGTCTTTCTCTGCTCGCGCGAAGCAGTCCGAATGATGAAGGCGCAGACACCCCGCGGCGGACGCATCATCAACAACGGCTCCCTGTCCGCGCACACACCCCGACCCGCCAGCGTCGCCTACACCGCAACCAAACACGCGGTCTCGGGATTGACCAAGTCGATCGCACTCGACGGACGCGACCACGACATCTGCTGCACCCAGATCGACATCGGGAACGCCGACACCGCCATGACCGCCGGCATCAGCCACTCCGCGCGCCAAGCGGACGGGTCCATGCGAGCCGAACCCACCTTCGATCCGCGGTACGTCGCGGACGCGGTCACCCGGCTGGTCGAACTCCCCCTCGACGTCACCGTGCCGACGATGACGATCATGGCCTCCCGCATGCCGTACGTCGGCCGCGGCTGA